In Victivallis sp. Marseille-Q1083, the genomic stretch CAGTTCCAGATCGGCGATCTCATAGAAAAAACCGGTCTTGTCCTCGACGAAACTGCTGGCCAGCGCGCGCTGTTCGCTGTTGGGCACGTTGTTGTGGTCCAGATAGCTGAGAATTTTCTCGATCTGGTCGCGGCTCGGCAGGCATTTGCCGCTGAGAATCTTGGAGATGTACTGCGAGGTGACGCCCAGCTCGTTGGCCAGCGAAACATTTTTCAGATTGTACTTGTTGATGACGCTCTTCAGCATCGATGGAAACTTTTTGGCCGGTTGTTCGTCTTTCATTTTTTCAGGATCCTTGGGTAATGATATTTAATTGAAACGTTGCCATAATTGGAAATAATCTTTCCATTGCCGCTCTTCCGGCCGATAATCCGTCAGTTGGCGATGGGTGGTCAAATAGCGATGCAGTTCGATCAGCAACTGACGGCGCGGATGCTGCAAGAGGTTTCCGGTATGGTAGCGGATGTTCAAAAGACAGTTGCGCCACCGGCTGCCTTCGTGCAGACAGGCGGCATTTTTCAATGCGTTCCGCTGCGCTTCCGGCGTCGGCAGTTCCCGGCCGGTGATCGCTTCCAGCGCGTTCCGGCAGGTCGAAAGCCAGAGTTCCAGCGCCTGGCGCCATAAATCCGGCAGGGCTTCCAGCTCCGGTCGGCCGGGCTGGAATTTGAATGCCATCGCTTTTTCGTACCAATCGGCCAGTTCCGCCGGGGCGGCCTGCCGCAGGGATCGGGCGCGCTCCCGGATTCCCGGGCCATACTGCCGCCGGGCGATCAGGAAGGCGTCTCCGCAGCCGAGCAGGGCTTTGAAGATATTGCGGGCGATGAAATCGATATTTTCCCCGCCCGGTTCCGGTTGCCGGAGACGATGGGCGGCCAGGGCCAGGCCGGTTCCGCGGTTGAGCAGCAACCGGTTACCTTCGGCAAATGGCAACTGTTGCCAATCGAAGGCCGGCAGGCTGGCCAGGGCATCGACCGGACCGTACAGGAGGCGATGCCCGGCTTTGAGTTCCCGGTACATCAGGGTATGGCCGACTCTATGCAGGGAGCGGACGGTGCGGCAGGGCGCGAAGTCGACGTCGACGCCGAGTTTGGCGCTCCAGGCGGAACCCAGTTCCCGCAGCACCTGGTCGACGCGCCGCCGTTCCCGGCGTTCTATGCCGTGCACCAGCACGAATAAATCCAGATCGTTGTACAATGCTTCCCGGCCGTCCGGCGCATGAAAAATGCCGCCTTCGCCCCGGCCGTAACTGCCGCCGAGGATGACGGCGAAAATCTGCCGGCAGACCGGCAACGCGGCAACGGCCGCTCCCAGTTGCTCAAGCGACTGGGACAACCATTGCTCGAACCCCGCGCTGCCGTCGACGGTATAGCGAGTCGGCGACGGAGAAGATGGAGTGTCGATGATCACGGTTCCAGCGTATCCGGCAGCGCCTGGCGCAGCGCGATGAGTTGGTTCAATACTTCGGGGGCCTGCGCCAGGTCGTGGTTGCGGCCGGCGCATTCGAGCTGATAGCTGAGCGCCCGGATTTCCTCCATGCCGATATTGGCGGAGCATCCTTTCAGCGCGTGGGCGCTATGCTGAACATCGGCCGCGATTCCGGCGGAAATTGCCCGGGTCAGTTCCGGCAGAGTGCCGTCAAAAGTTTCCAGGTAAGTTTCCCACAGCATGGCGATGGTTTCCGCATCGTCGATGCCGAGGTTTTCATTGATGTACTCCGTCACGGTTCGGATGATGTCGTCTCTTGCGCTCATTGCTCTACCTGCTGGGTTGTTAAGATGGAAAATATGGTGGTGTTTAAACCGCAGTAATGGTTGCGGCTGATGGAATTGGCGATGCTGTGAATGATTGCCATGCCGCGCCCCGACGTCGCCATCATCTGGTTCTGCATTTCCAGGAATGAGGCGCTGTCGCTGTAAGTCGGCGTATAGTTCCAGATTTTGCCGCGGTCCATGACTTTGATGAGCACCTCGTCGGACAGCAGTTCCATCCGGATGACGATGGCGCTCTGGTTGTGTTTGTGGGATTCCAGGCCGTGGATGATGATATTGTTCAGAAACTCGCTGAGCAGCAGTTCGATTTTGACCGACAGGTCGTACAAATCGAAACGCTGCCGGAGAAAATCGGCGAATTCCGCCGCGGTGGTGCTGACCAGCGCGGTATCCGGCGTGATGACCCGGTACATGACGTTGGCGGACGGGACATTTTTCTGCAGCGCCACCAGGCAGATGTCGTCGGTCGGCAAATTGTAGCCGATCTGCGAGAGGGCGTAACGCAGCCGGAACGGCAGGGTGACGACGTCGCATTCGCTGGGCAATGGCCCGACCAGCATACGAAAGTTGCTTTCCCCGGCCAGCTCGTCCGCCGCGTTGCGCAGATCGAGGATACCGTCGGTGTAGAACATGAAAATCGTATCATCGCTGAAATGGTATTCCACATTGTCCGCCGCGTCGTAGATGTAATTGCGCCGCCAGCCGATCGGAATGCCGCCGCGGCCGTTGTCTTCGATCATCCAGGATTCGTCGTGCGCCGCCGTACAGCAGATGATGCCGGGGTGGCCGGCGCTCTGGTAACGCAGCAGATTGTGCTGGAAATCGAAGATGGCGACCAGGCAGGTCATGTAGTTTTCGCCGTTGAGGTCGTTGTTGAAAAAGGAGTTGATCTGGTTGAGAATGTCGTGCGGCTCCAGCAGGTCCGGGCTGGCGGCGGCGGCCAGCAGGACTTTCAAATAGGACTGGATGGCGCTCATATAGAGCGCCGCCTGGATGCCGTGCCCGGAAATGTCGCCGATCAGGCAGAGATAGTGCTGCGGCGACAGGGCAACCATTTCGAAAATATCGCCGCTGACCTTAACGCCCGGCGCGTACAGATAACTGGAGATGATCTGGTCGTTGAGCGTTGCCCAGGTCGGCAGCATGATTTTCTGCACTTCGCCGGCCAGCGTCAGGTCCGCTTCCAGTTTATGGTAATACTGATCGGCGGCCATCTGATCCCGGTAGGCGGTGATGGCCTGGTTGATTTTTTTCAGCAGGCTTTGCTTGTCGAACGATTTATTCAGGTAATAGGTATAGGGGTCATCGGAAATTTTGACCAGCAGCGTACTGTTCAAGTCGTCCACCAGCGAAGTGAGAAAAATGATCGGGACCTGCTTGTTCAGCTCCCGGATCAGCTTGCGTACTTCGAAGCCGTCGATGCCGCGCATCATGATATCCAGCAAGACAAGATCGAAATCGTCCTTTTTGAATTCCTGCAGCGCGTCGATGGCGTCGGTACAACTGGTCAATTGGAAGTTTTCATTTTTCAGGCAGGACTTCAATAACAGCAGATTGAATTTCTCGTCATCGACTGCCAAAATCTTGTATTGTTCTTTCATAAAAATTACCGGTAACTTACTTTGTCGAATTTTTAGAGGCCGTTTGAAATACTATAGAGGGTCTTTTGGGAAAAACAACTAAAAGGTTGAGTTTTTTTTATTGAAGTTTTCAAAATTCAACGATTGCGAATTGTTCGATATGAATATAGATTAAAATTAGAGAATAATTTTTGTAACTATGAATTATCGGGAGGATTTGAAAAAAATGGAGATTACCCAACAGCCGTTGGATGATTGCATGGTGGTGGTGGTAGACGGGCAATTGACGGCGGATGCCGCCGGAGAATTTAAACGAATACTCAGTCAGATTGTCAGCGAGCACAAGCAACTGGTCCTCGACCTGGAGCGGATGAATTATATCGACAGCACCGGTTTGGGCGCGCTGATTTATCTGTTTCAACTGGCTTCCGATTGCGGCGGCAGTTTGAAGTTGGCGGCGTTGCAGGCCAAACCGCGCATCGTCTTTGAAATTACCAGGAGCTATAAGATTCTCGATATCTACGATTCGGTGGACGCGGCGCGCGCCGGACGCAGGTGATGCTGCCGCCGTCCCGATTCTTTCCGCCGGTCGCCGACGCCGATGAAGAGGGGTTCCTGGCCTGGAGCGGAGATTTGAGCGTGGCAGCGTTGGTGGATGCTTATACCCACGGCATTTTTCCCTGGCCGTGCGATCGGGCTCATATTCTCTGGTTTGCCTTGCCGGTTCGCAGCGTCCTGTTCCTGGACCGTTTGCAGTTGCCGCGCAGTTTGCGCCGGGAATTGAAGAAGGCGCCGTGGACTTTCAGCGTCAATGCCGATTTCGATGCGGTCATCCGGCAATGTGCGGCGGTGAAGCGCCGTGGAGAGCAGGGCACCTGGATTACGCCGAAGATGATCCGGGCTTACCGGGAACTGCATCGGGCGGGCGGCGCCTGGAGTTTCGAGGCCTGGGATGCCGCCGGCCGGCTGGTCGGCGGGCTGTACGGCGTGTTGCTCGGCCGTTTTTTCGCCGGTGAAAGCATGTTTCATCTGGTCGACGGCGCTTCCAAGTTTGCGTTGGTCAACGCGTTGGACTTTTTACGGCGTGAACGGCAAGTCGAATGGGTGGATACCCAGGTACCCAGTCCGCTTTTTGAACGGCTGGGCGCCTGTTGCATCGGGCGGGACGAATATCTGCAGCGGTTGGAACGGGCGCTGGGCGACTTGAAAAACGACGGAGAAGAAGATATATTACCCGCTTGATCAGTAAATGGACAATCAACGGATCGGTTCAAGCGGGATATCCCGTGGGGAACGACGGGAGAAGATATGACTTTTGAAGAACTTTCCGAGGCCGGAAAAGCGGCGCGCGCCCGCCTGGAGCATTTGGGCGAATTTTTGAAAATTGCCCGGAAACGGGAGGAGATGGCCGCCATCGAAACGAAGATGGCGGCGGCGGATTTCTGGGACCGCAAGGAAGACGCACAGAATACCGTCGCGGCGTTGAGTTCCTGCCGGAACCTGCTCGAACCGTATGACCGCCTGGCGCGCGAAGTGGAAGATTTCGAAGTGCTGCTGGAATTGCTGGCGGAGGACGAAACGCTGCTGCCGGAAGCGGAAAATGCCTGGCTTGATTTGTCCCGTGAATTGGATGAGATCGAGCTGTTGAGCTTTTTGTCCGGGAAATTCGACCGCAACAATGTCTACCTTACCATTCATGCCGGGGCCGGCGGCACCGAGTCGTGCGATTGGGCCTCGATGCTGTTGAGAATGTACCGGCGCTTCGGCGAACGGCGCGGCTGGAAAGAGTCGATCATCGACATGCAGCCGGGCGAAGAAGCCGGCATCAAGAGCGTGACGCTGGAACTGGACGGCGAGTTCGCCTATGGTTATCTGCGTTCGGAGAAGGGGGTGCACCGGCTGGTGCGCATTTCCCCGTTCGACAGCAATGCCCGGCGGCACACCTCGTTCGTTTCGGTGGATATTTTTCCGGTGCTGGACGACGACATCGACATCGAAATCGATGAAAAAGATTTGCGGATCGACACCTATCGTTCCAGCGGCGCCGGCGGGCAGCACGTCAATACCACCGACAGCGCGGTGCGCATCACCCATATTCCGACCGGGACGGTGGTCTGCTGCCAGAACGAACGCTCCCAGCACAAGAACCGGGCGACGGCGATGAACATGCTGAAAGCCAAGCTCTACCAGTTGGAAGAGGAAAAGCGGCGCAACGAAGCGGATATTCTGCGCGGCGAAAAAACCGAGATGGGCTGGGGCAACCAGATCCGGTCCTATGTGCTGCAGCCGTACCAGATGGTCAAGGATCTGCGGACCGGAGAGGAGACCGGCAACACCGCTGCGGTGCTGGACGGCGAAATCGACCGCTTCATCGAAGCATACCTCAAGGCGGTCAGCAAATAACGCTGGAGAAAATAAAGCAATGCCAAACGTCGCCGCCAGCAAGGTGACTTCCTATGTCGCGGAACTTTCCGCCGGGGAGATTGAACGGCTTGCCGCTCTGCTTCGGGAGCGCGGTTGGGAGTTCAAAGAGCAGCCTTACGCCCATTGGAAAGCGGTCGGCGAAAAGGTCAATGTCGTCGCCTACCGGAGCGGCAAGCTGACCGTGCAGGGCGGCGGAACCGCCGATTTCGTGTTGTTTACGCTGGAGCCGGAAATCCTGCATCGGGCCGGTTTCGGCTATGAGCGGAACGAGGAGGCGGCCGCGGAAGAGATTCTGCCGCACGGCGGCATTGACGAGAGCGGCAAGGGGGATTTTTTCGGGCCGCTGGTCATTGCCGGCGTCTGTGTCGACGCCGACTCCGGCGCCGAATTGTTGAAATTGGGCGTGCGCGATTCGAAAACGGTGAAAAGCGGTAAAAAGATTGCCGAGCTGGCCTCCGGCATCCGGCGGATCGTCGGGGGACGCTGGACGGTGGTGACGATTTTGCCGGAGCGTTATAATCAACTTTATCGGCAAATCGGCAATTTGAACCGTTTTCTGGCCTGGGGCCACGCCAGGGTGATTGAAAATTTACTGGAGCGGGTGCCGGAGTGTCCGCGGATGCTCTCCGATAAATTCGGCGCCGAACATTTGATCCGCAACGCGCTGATGAGCCGCGGCCGCCGGGTGGTGCTGGAGCAGCAGACCAAAGCGGAACGGGATGTCGCGGTGGCGGCGGCTTCGATTCTGGCCCGGGAGGGGTTCCTGAACGGCATGAATCAATTGGCGGCGCTGGCCGGTTGCGAACTGCCGCGCGGCGCTTCGGCGACGGTGGCGGCAACTGCGCTGGAGTTGGCGCGGGCGCGGGGCATCGAAATTTTGGACCGGTTGACCAAGACACATTTTAAAACCTATGCGGAATTAATCGACCGTTTGATGAAAGAAGGTTGCCAATGATTGAAGCGAAAGAATTCATGCGTTTAGCCGATGGGACGACGGTGACGGAATATTTCCTGACCAATGCCAACGGATTTGGCGTCAAAGTCATTGACTGGGGCGCGGCGATGACGGCATTGTATGTGCCGGACGGCCGGGAGGCGCTGCGCGACGTGGTGCTCGGCTACCGGGCGCCGGAGGATTATCTGGCCAACGGCAATTATTTCGGCTGTGTCGTCGGCCGGCTGGCCAACCGGTTGAAAGGAGGGCGGCTGACGCTCGACGGCAAACCGTATTGTTTCGAGACCAATGACCACGGCAATCTGCTGCACAGCGGGGCGAGTTCCTATTCCAGGCGGTTGTGGAGCAGTCGGATTGTCCAGATTCCGGACGGCCAGGCGTTGGAATTGACGCTGGAGAGCCCGGACGGCGATGGCGGTTTCCCGGGAAAGCTGGCGCTGCGTCTGCTCTACTGCGTGACGGCGGAAGATGTGGTGGAGCTGGAATACTCCGCCTGTTGCGAGGCGCCGACTGTGCTGAATTTGACCAACCACTGTTATTTCAACTTGAACGGCGCCGGCAGCGGCAACATCCTGTCGCATGAATTTCTGGTCAACGCCGAGCGGCGTACGGTGGTCGATTCGGAATTGATTCCGACCGGCGAACTGCGCGAGGTGGCCGGTTCCGCCTATGATTTGCGGACTTCCAGACGGTTCGGCGATTGCCTGAAGGCGCTGCCGGCCGGCTTCGATGACAATTTCGTGTTGAACGGCGAGGGGCTGCGGCTGGCGGCGGCGGCTTATGCGCCGGAGTCGGGCATCGAGATGAGTTGTTTCACCACCGAACCCGGCATCCAGTTCTATACCGGTTACTTTCTGGATGGCCTGGCGGTCGGCAAACAAGATGCCCGTTACCGCCGTTTCGACGGTTTCTGCTTTGAAGCGCAGCATTTTCCGGACAGTCCCAACCATCCGGAATTTCCGAGCGTCGTCTTGCGCCCCGGCGAAACCTACCGGCAGAAAACCCAATATCGTTTTGCGATACGTTAATGCGAGGATCAATCACGATGAGAAGTGAATTTTTGCCCTTTACCAGACCGGCGATCAACGAAGAGGATATCGCCGCGGTCGGCGAGGTGATGCGTTCCGGCTGGATTACCAACGGTCCGAAGAATGTTGAATTCGAAGAGGCGGTCTGCCGGTTGACCGGCAACCGGTACGCGGTGGCGCTGACTTCGGCGACCGGCGGCATGCATGTGCTCCTGAAGGCGATGAACATCGGTCCCGGCGATGAAGTGATTACCCCGTCGCTCACCTGGGTGTCGACGATCAATATGATCGTCCAGGTCGGCGCGACGCCGGTTTTCGCCGACATTGAGCGCGATACGCTGATGGTTTCCGCCGAGACGGTCCGGTCGTTGATTACGCCGCGGACGAAACTGATTCTGCCGGTGCATTATGCCGGCGCTCCGGCCGATCTGGATGCCATTCGGGCGGTGGCCGGCGATATTCCGGTCGTCGAGGATGCCGCGCACGCGTTGGGCACTTATTACAAGGGGCGGCATGTCGGGGCGGGCGGGACGGCGATCTATTCGTTTCACGCGATCAAGAATATCACCACCGGTGAAGGCGGCATGGTGGTGACCGATGACGCCGAATTGGCCAGGGCGGTCCGGATGTGGAAATTCCACGGGATCGGCTGCGATGCGTTCGACCGCCAGAATCGCGGCCGGGCGCCGCAGGCCGAAGTACAGTTTCCCGGTTTCAAATACAATTTGACCGACATGATGGCGGCGCTCGGCATCAGCCAGTTGAAACGGTTGACCGCGATCAACGCCAGGCGCCGGGAATTGGCGCAGTATTATCGCCAGCAATTGGCCGGAGTCGACGGTGTGCTGCCGCTTGAGGCGCCGGCTTACGAACATACGCACGCCTGGCATTTGTTCATCGTCCGGGTGGTGTCGCCGCAGTGCAGCCGCGACCAGTTCATGGCGGACTTGAAGGCGGAGAATATCGGCACCGGCCTGCATTTCCGTTGCGCCCATCTGCAGAAGTATTATCGCGAAGCGATGGGATTCCAGCCGGGAATGCTGCCGAATACTGAATGGAACAGCGACCGCATCTGTTCGCTGCCGCTGTTTCCGGATATGACGGAGCGGGATGTCGACGATGTCGTCGCCGCGATCAAGAAGGTTCTGGCATGACCGGTCAGACGGACAATGGGGCGCGCCGCCTGCGGCATCCGGAGCTGCTGCTGTATCTCTTTGCCGCCGTGGCGCTGCTGGTGCTGCTTGGATATGAGGGATTGCGGGGTTCCGAGGACCGTTGGGCGGAAATCGTCCGGGAAATGCAGTTGAACGGCGACTACTGGCATCCGGCGCTGAACGGCCGGGTGTATTTCGACAAGCCGTTGCTCTCCTATTGGCTGATCGCCGCCGCGGCGTTCATTTTCCGGCAGTTGAATGAATTCATCATCCGGCTGCCCAGCGCGCTGCTGGCGCTGGCCGGCCTGGCGGCGACGGTCTATGTCGCCAGAAAGCTGTTCAACCGCCAGGTGGCGTTGACTGCCGGCTGGCTGATGGCCGGCAGTTACGGTTTCCTGTGGTTCGGCCGGCTGGCGGAGGCCGACATGGGCAATATGGCGGTGATCATGCTGGCGCTGGCCTGGTTCGTCCGTTACCGTTACCGGGGCGGATTCTGGGTTTATCTGGTGTTTTTCCTGATCTGCGCGCTGGGGGCGCATCTGAAAGGACTTCCGGCTCTGATTGTGCCTCCGGTGCTGGCGGTGCCATTGCTGTGGGAGAACAAACTTTATCTCAATCATCTGAAAATCTCCCTGCTGGCGGCTGCCGTGATTGCCGGCGGGGTGTTTTACGGCATCTATTATTTGTCCTCGGTGTTTCCGATGCCGGAGTTTTACCAACTGCCGTCGCACGGACTGGATGGTTGGGGATTGTTCATCCGGGAAAATTTTCAGCGGGCGACCGCGGCGTTCGATCATAAGGACGAGCCCTTTTTCAGTTATGCTTACAATTTGCCGCGCTTGCTGCTGCCGTGGTCGGTCTTTACGACGATCGGGCTGGGCTGGATGATTTACCGCTGGAAGTCCCTGGGGTGGAACGGCCGCGGGATGTTGATCGGTTTTGCGCTGGTTTTTGCGTTGTTTTCCGCTTCGGAATCGCGGCGCTGGTATTACATCCTGCCGCTGCTGCCGTACAGCATGATTTTCGGCGGTTATTTTCTGGCGGACGCGGTGAGCGACGCCTACCGCTGGAAACGCTACCTGATCGAGGCGTTCCGCTATCTGGCGATTTTTGCCGGCTCGCTGGCGGTGATCAGCGTGATTGTCATTCCGTTCTGGAGCAAGCTGGTCGGCTTTCATTTGCCGCTGCTGTTTCTGGTGGCCTTGCCGGTGCTCGGGGCATTGACTTTGCTGGTGATGGCGGTGGATGAACGGCGGTCGCGGACCTGGCTGGAAGCGTTGACCGGCATGCCGCGCAACTATGCCGGCATGGTGCTGGGAGTGACGATTCTTGCCGCCGGCGGTTTTTCAGTGCT encodes the following:
- a CDS encoding aldose epimerase family protein, which codes for MIEAKEFMRLADGTTVTEYFLTNANGFGVKVIDWGAAMTALYVPDGREALRDVVLGYRAPEDYLANGNYFGCVVGRLANRLKGGRLTLDGKPYCFETNDHGNLLHSGASSYSRRLWSSRIVQIPDGQALELTLESPDGDGGFPGKLALRLLYCVTAEDVVELEYSACCEAPTVLNLTNHCYFNLNGAGSGNILSHEFLVNAERRTVVDSELIPTGELREVAGSAYDLRTSRRFGDCLKALPAGFDDNFVLNGEGLRLAAAAYAPESGIEMSCFTTEPGIQFYTGYFLDGLAVGKQDARYRRFDGFCFEAQHFPDSPNHPEFPSVVLRPGETYRQKTQYRFAIR
- the aat gene encoding leucyl/phenylalanyl-tRNA--protein transferase, giving the protein MLPPSRFFPPVADADEEGFLAWSGDLSVAALVDAYTHGIFPWPCDRAHILWFALPVRSVLFLDRLQLPRSLRRELKKAPWTFSVNADFDAVIRQCAAVKRRGEQGTWITPKMIRAYRELHRAGGAWSFEAWDAAGRLVGGLYGVLLGRFFAGESMFHLVDGASKFALVNALDFLRRERQVEWVDTQVPSPLFERLGACCIGRDEYLQRLERALGDLKNDGEEDILPA
- a CDS encoding helix-turn-helix transcriptional regulator; this translates as MKDEQPAKKFPSMLKSVINKYNLKNVSLANELGVTSQYISKILSGKCLPSRDQIEKILSYLDHNNVPNSEQRALASSFVEDKTGFFYEIADLELTAKNQLEKKLLTDFRMLSIEGQKKTLAYINQLLIESL
- the prfB gene encoding peptide chain release factor 2, with amino-acid sequence MTFEELSEAGKAARARLEHLGEFLKIARKREEMAAIETKMAAADFWDRKEDAQNTVAALSSCRNLLEPYDRLAREVEDFEVLLELLAEDETLLPEAENAWLDLSRELDEIELLSFLSGKFDRNNVYLTIHAGAGGTESCDWASMLLRMYRRFGERRGWKESIIDMQPGEEAGIKSVTLELDGEFAYGYLRSEKGVHRLVRISPFDSNARRHTSFVSVDIFPVLDDDIDIEIDEKDLRIDTYRSSGAGGQHVNTTDSAVRITHIPTGTVVCCQNERSQHKNRATAMNMLKAKLYQLEEEKRRNEADILRGEKTEMGWGNQIRSYVLQPYQMVKDLRTGEETGNTAAVLDGEIDRFIEAYLKAVSK
- a CDS encoding STAS domain-containing protein; this translates as MEITQQPLDDCMVVVVDGQLTADAAGEFKRILSQIVSEHKQLVLDLERMNYIDSTGLGALIYLFQLASDCGGSLKLAALQAKPRIVFEITRSYKILDIYDSVDAARAGRR
- a CDS encoding SpoIIE family protein phosphatase; this encodes MKEQYKILAVDDEKFNLLLLKSCLKNENFQLTSCTDAIDALQEFKKDDFDLVLLDIMMRGIDGFEVRKLIRELNKQVPIIFLTSLVDDLNSTLLVKISDDPYTYYLNKSFDKQSLLKKINQAITAYRDQMAADQYYHKLEADLTLAGEVQKIMLPTWATLNDQIISSYLYAPGVKVSGDIFEMVALSPQHYLCLIGDISGHGIQAALYMSAIQSYLKVLLAAAASPDLLEPHDILNQINSFFNNDLNGENYMTCLVAIFDFQHNLLRYQSAGHPGIICCTAAHDESWMIEDNGRGGIPIGWRRNYIYDAADNVEYHFSDDTIFMFYTDGILDLRNAADELAGESNFRMLVGPLPSECDVVTLPFRLRYALSQIGYNLPTDDICLVALQKNVPSANVMYRVITPDTALVSTTAAEFADFLRQRFDLYDLSVKIELLLSEFLNNIIIHGLESHKHNQSAIVIRMELLSDEVLIKVMDRGKIWNYTPTYSDSASFLEMQNQMMATSGRGMAIIHSIANSISRNHYCGLNTTIFSILTTQQVEQ
- the rnhC gene encoding ribonuclease HIII, which translates into the protein MPNVAASKVTSYVAELSAGEIERLAALLRERGWEFKEQPYAHWKAVGEKVNVVAYRSGKLTVQGGGTADFVLFTLEPEILHRAGFGYERNEEAAAEEILPHGGIDESGKGDFFGPLVIAGVCVDADSGAELLKLGVRDSKTVKSGKKIAELASGIRRIVGGRWTVVTILPERYNQLYRQIGNLNRFLAWGHARVIENLLERVPECPRMLSDKFGAEHLIRNALMSRGRRVVLEQQTKAERDVAVAAASILAREGFLNGMNQLAALAGCELPRGASATVAATALELARARGIEILDRLTKTHFKTYAELIDRLMKEGCQ
- a CDS encoding Hpt domain-containing protein, producing the protein MSARDDIIRTVTEYINENLGIDDAETIAMLWETYLETFDGTLPELTRAISAGIAADVQHSAHALKGCSANIGMEEIRALSYQLECAGRNHDLAQAPEVLNQLIALRQALPDTLEP
- a CDS encoding glycosyltransferase family 39 protein, coding for MTGQTDNGARRLRHPELLLYLFAAVALLVLLGYEGLRGSEDRWAEIVREMQLNGDYWHPALNGRVYFDKPLLSYWLIAAAAFIFRQLNEFIIRLPSALLALAGLAATVYVARKLFNRQVALTAGWLMAGSYGFLWFGRLAEADMGNMAVIMLALAWFVRYRYRGGFWVYLVFFLICALGAHLKGLPALIVPPVLAVPLLWENKLYLNHLKISLLAAAVIAGGVFYGIYYLSSVFPMPEFYQLPSHGLDGWGLFIRENFQRATAAFDHKDEPFFSYAYNLPRLLLPWSVFTTIGLGWMIYRWKSLGWNGRGMLIGFALVFALFSASESRRWYYILPLLPYSMIFGGYFLADAVSDAYRWKRYLIEAFRYLAIFAGSLAVISVIVIPFWSKLVGFHLPLLFLVALPVLGALTLLVMAVDERRSRTWLEALTGMPRNYAGMVLGVTILAAGGFSVLKASFDDLRTLRPFARELKANWPAAVEPEDTIFFSVEANASLNYYVAFSAPIAVAVDEKERVSGMKLAEFFTARAGRPTVLIAYSKYLPELEAALPALPIKIDVKRPDYQEKRLSFENAKSRKMLVWILNARGVSATLANDNNSTTTQRGTEQ
- a CDS encoding aminotransferase class I/II-fold pyridoxal phosphate-dependent enzyme, whose protein sequence is MRSEFLPFTRPAINEEDIAAVGEVMRSGWITNGPKNVEFEEAVCRLTGNRYAVALTSATGGMHVLLKAMNIGPGDEVITPSLTWVSTINMIVQVGATPVFADIERDTLMVSAETVRSLITPRTKLILPVHYAGAPADLDAIRAVAGDIPVVEDAAHALGTYYKGRHVGAGGTAIYSFHAIKNITTGEGGMVVTDDAELARAVRMWKFHGIGCDAFDRQNRGRAPQAEVQFPGFKYNLTDMMAALGISQLKRLTAINARRRELAQYYRQQLAGVDGVLPLEAPAYEHTHAWHLFIVRVVSPQCSRDQFMADLKAENIGTGLHFRCAHLQKYYREAMGFQPGMLPNTEWNSDRICSLPLFPDMTERDVDDVVAAIKKVLA